The Tachysurus vachellii isolate PV-2020 chromosome 21, HZAU_Pvac_v1, whole genome shotgun sequence region GTTTATCTGTATTTCTCAGCAAGTGCTGCAGACACAGCGGCGAGAAACTTGTCCATGGCAATGTGAACCTCTGCAGTGAAATCAGCCGGAAAATTGATGGCTAGACTCACGAGGAGGTTGTGAGATAAAATCTGCGGGAAAAGATAACGAATCAAAGTGCATTAGTAACTTCTCGGATTTGTAGCATGCTATGACGGCATTTGAACACAGCTTACCTTGAAATTTCCTGGTTCCACGCGCAACTTGAAAGCGTGCAGATCACTTAGGACACTTAGGCCACCGACTAGATTATCGATTGTAGCCACAGCGTCGCTCAGTGCGCCTATCACGGTTTTACCATGTTTCTTTAGTGACTCAGAGCCAGGAGAAAGGTCAGGCCAATGGGTAAAATAAACTTTGGTCTGAGGGTACACAAGTAGCATTCTGTGTTGAGGGGAAAAAGTAGGTGTGCACACATGTAGTGTTTTGCGTAGctttatatatattctgtattttttgaCCATTGGTTTTATTATATAAGAAATTATATTTTGCAGCCTTACCTCACCAGAGCGTCGTGGCCAATAGCGTCAGCCTTTCCGGAGACTTTACCCCAGAAAGCCTTGACCAGGGATTTATCTATATCTGTTAGACTCATTTTGGTCTTTTTAATTCgggtagaaaaaaataaaatacgttTTGGAGAGGGCTAGATATTTTTATAGTGCCTAGACATGCCACACCCCCCAATGTGGCCAAGCACACATCCAACA contains the following coding sequences:
- the hbaa2 gene encoding hemoglobin, alpha adult 2, which gives rise to MSLTDIDKSLVKAFWGKVSGKADAIGHDALVRMLLVYPQTKVYFTHWPDLSPGSESLKKHGKTVIGALSDAVATIDNLVGGLSVLSDLHAFKLRVEPGNFKILSHNLLVSLAINFPADFTAEVHIAMDKFLAAVSAALAEKYR